In a genomic window of Nodosilinea sp. E11:
- a CDS encoding metalloregulator ArsR/SmtB family transcription factor, with protein sequence MRPIHHPNPQDIALEGVLYALGDPVRLEIVQRLASNDELSCSDLDLGVAKSTLSHHFKILREAGVLHCRKQGTQHMNSLRRDDLEAAFPGLLDSILKAAQAKLGVSKAS encoded by the coding sequence ATGCGACCCATTCACCATCCCAACCCTCAAGACATCGCCCTAGAAGGGGTTTTGTACGCCCTGGGCGACCCGGTGCGGCTCGAAATTGTGCAGCGGCTAGCCAGCAACGACGAACTGTCTTGCTCGGATCTCGACTTGGGGGTAGCGAAGTCTACGCTTTCCCACCACTTCAAAATTTTGCGTGAAGCCGGGGTGCTGCACTGCCGCAAACAGGGCACCCAGCACATGAACTCTCTGCGCCGTGACGATCTAGAGGCGGCGTTTCCTGGCCTGCTCGACAGCATTTTGAAGGCGGCTCAGGCAAAATTAGGGGTCTCTAAAGCGTCTTAG
- the trxA gene encoding thioredoxin, producing the protein MSAVASITQETFQAEVLQSDVPVLVDFWAPWCGPCRMVARVVDEVAQQYDGQLKVVKVNTDEQPGIASHYGIRSIPTLMVFMNGEKMEQVVGAVSKATLSSAVEPFLS; encoded by the coding sequence ATGTCCGCAGTCGCAAGTATTACCCAAGAAACGTTTCAGGCAGAAGTCCTGCAAAGTGACGTGCCCGTGCTGGTCGATTTTTGGGCACCGTGGTGCGGCCCCTGCCGCATGGTGGCCCGCGTGGTCGATGAGGTGGCCCAGCAGTACGATGGGCAGCTCAAGGTGGTTAAGGTCAACACCGACGAGCAGCCCGGTATCGCCTCTCACTACGGCATTCGCAGCATTCCCACGCTGATGGTGTTTATGAATGGCGAAAAAATGGAGCAGGTAGTGGGGGCTGTGTCTAAGGCCACGCTTTCTAGCGCCGTTGAGCCGTTTCTGAGCTAA